A genomic stretch from Sphaerodactylus townsendi isolate TG3544 linkage group LG15, MPM_Stown_v2.3, whole genome shotgun sequence includes:
- the LOC125444015 gene encoding carnitine O-palmitoyltransferase 1, liver isoform-like, whose protein sequence is MRTILRMLLCYHGWMYEEHGKMSNITKIWLALVKIFAGRKAMLYSYQSSLPRLPVPSIKDTMRRYLESVRPLLTDAEFQRMTGLARDFERNLGPRLQWYLKLKSWWASNYVSDWWEEYIYLRSRGPLMVNSNYYAMDFLYVTPTPIQAARAANLVYAMLLYRRKLTREEIKPMMIQGSLPMCSAQFERMFNTTRIPGKEGDRVQHMRDSEHIAVYHAGRFFRVWLYYNGRLLQPRELQAQFQSILDNPTPPLPGEEKLPVLTAADRDPWARARQTYFQSGKNQQSLNVVEKAAFFVTLDTSEQGLQGPNPGQALDAYAKSLLHGRCYDRWFDKSFTLVVFRNGKAGLNAEHSWADAPVVGHLWEVCVCVKCCQAEQAWEPHRVLKHTQQVSMAE, encoded by the exons ATGCGGACCATTCTCAGGATGCTGCTGTGCTACCATGGATGGATGTATGAAGAGCATGGCAAGATGTCCAACATCACCAAGATCTGGCTG GCTCTGGTGAAAATCTTTGCTGGCCGGAAAGCCATGCTGTATAGCTATCAGTCCTCGCTGCCTCGTCTGCCTGTCCCATCTATCAAGGATACGATGCGACGC TACCTGGAGTCTGTACGACCTCTTCTGACGGATGCCGAGTTCCAGCGCATGACCGGTCTTGCCCGCGACTTCGAACGCAACCTGGGACCTCGTTTGCAGTGGTACCTCAAGCTGAAATCTTGGTGGGCATCCAACTAT GTGAGTGACTGGTGGGAAGAGTACATCTATCTCCGTTCACGAGGCCCTCTGATGGTAAATAGCAACTATTACGCCATG GATTTCCTGTATGTAACCCCAACCCCAATCCAGGCTGCTCGTGCTGCTAACCTAGTCTATGCCATGTTGTTGTACCGACGGAAGCTCACCCGAGAAGAGATAAAGCCT ATGATGATCCAAGGCTCCCTGCCCATGTGCTCGGCTCAGTTTGAACGCATGTTTAATACAACACGTATCCCAGGCAAAGAGGGAG ACCGAGTACAGCATATGAGAGACAGCGAGCACATCGCAGTATACCACGCTGGGCGCTTCTTTCGGGTGTGGCTGTACTACAACGGGAGACTCCTGCAACCTCGTGAACTTCAGGCCCAGTTTCAGTCAATTCTGGACAACCCAACGCCACCTCTGCCCGGCGAGGAGAAGCTGCCAGTCTTGACTGCTGCGGACAG AGATCCCTGGGCCCGGGCCCGCCAAACGTACTTCCAGTCAGGGAAGAACCAACAATCTCTGAATGTTGTGGAGAAAGCCGCCTTCTTTGTCACCCTGGACACCAGCGAACAAGGATTACAGGGGCCCAATCCAGGTCAGGCGCTGGACGCCTATGCCAAGTCCCTGCTACATGGGCGCTGTTATGACAG GTGGTTTGACAAATCTTTCACGCTGGTAGTTTTCCGCAATGGGAAGGCTGGCTTGAATGCCGAACACTCCTGGGCAGATGCACCTGTCGTTGGTCACCTCTGGGAGGtatgtgtctgtgtaaagtgctgtcaagctgaGCAAGCATGGGAACCCCACAGGgtcctcaag catacccagcaagtttccatggcggaGTGA